From the Harpia harpyja isolate bHarHar1 chromosome 16, bHarHar1 primary haplotype, whole genome shotgun sequence genome, one window contains:
- the MTFR1L gene encoding mitochondrial fission regulator 1-like isoform X2, producing MAADSTIPIWQNKPHGSARSVVRRIGSNLPLKPCPRATFEVLPDVSELYLNDVPPVPTLADIVWIAADDEETYARVRSDTRPLKHKWKPSPFTVIQRNASVPNLRKQEEKLLALKKPGLPALSRTTELQDELSHLRSQIAKIVAAESASASLTPDFLSPGSSNASSPLPCFGPSFQSTTSFVISDITEEEAELESPELPSVSMLCSTTSECCKPEPKDPDDEDSMSLSKASSFADMMGILKDIHRMKQSKDLNRTSMKEEDPAVLIAEVLRRKFALKDEDLALKEK from the exons ATGGCAGCGGACTCC ACGATCCCCATCTGGCAGAACAAACCCCATGGCTCAGCACGCAGCGTTGTCAGGAGGATCGGGTCAAACCTCCCTTTAAAACCCTGTCCCAGAGCAACCTTTGAG GTTCTACCAGATGTTTCGGAGCTCTATTTAAATGATGTCCCTCCAGTCCCCACCTTGGCAGACATTGTGTGGATAGCAGCAGATGATGAAGAAACATATGCCAGAGTCAG AAGTGACACTCGCCCGCTGAAGCACAAGTGGAAGCCGAGTCCCTTCACTGTTATACAGCGAAATGCTTCAGTCCCCAACCTGAGGaagcaggaggagaagctgcTCGCCTTGAAGAAACCTGGTTTACCAGCGCTGAGCCGAACAACAGAGCTCCAGGATGAGCTGAGTCACCTTCGGAGTCAGATAGCTAAAATAGTTGCTGCAGAGTCAG cttccgCTTCATTAACACCAGACTTCTTATCTCCAGGAAGTTCAAATGCATCTTCTCCTTTACCTTGTTTTGGACCCTCTTTCCAATCTACAACTTCCTTTGTCATTAGCGATATCACAGAGGAGGAGGCAGAACTCGAAAGCCCTGAGCTCCCGTCAGTCTCCATGCTTTGTTCTACAACCTCCGAGTGTTGTAAACCAGAACCAAAGGATCCTGACGATGAAGATTCTATGTCTCTTTCGAAGGCCAGCAGTTTTGCAGACATGATGGGCATTCTTAAAGACATTCATAGGATGAAGCAGAGCAAAGACTT AAACCGAACTTCAATGAAGGAGGAGGACCCGGCCGTTCTTATAGCAGAAGTTCTGAGAAGAAAATTCGCCCTCAAGGATGAAGATCTGGCCCTGAAGGAGAAATGA
- the MTFR1L gene encoding mitochondrial fission regulator 1-like isoform X1, whose amino-acid sequence MAADSTIPIWQNKPHGSARSVVRRIGSNLPLKPCPRATFEVLPDVSELYLNDVPPVPTLADIVWIAADDEETYARVRSDTRPLKHKWKPSPFTVIQRNASVPNLRKQEEKLLALKKPGLPALSRTTELQDELSHLRSQIAKIVAAESASASLTPDFLSPGSSNASSPLPCFGPSFQSTTSFVISDITEEEAELESPELPSVSMLCSTTSECCKPEPKDPDDEDSMSLSKASSFADMMGILKDIHRMKQSKDLTWCLNTTLEASGMSEKRLQKCACFNKCEIEPVKVSVMPSARGVAEWCACWAVHSVWG is encoded by the exons ATGGCAGCGGACTCC ACGATCCCCATCTGGCAGAACAAACCCCATGGCTCAGCACGCAGCGTTGTCAGGAGGATCGGGTCAAACCTCCCTTTAAAACCCTGTCCCAGAGCAACCTTTGAG GTTCTACCAGATGTTTCGGAGCTCTATTTAAATGATGTCCCTCCAGTCCCCACCTTGGCAGACATTGTGTGGATAGCAGCAGATGATGAAGAAACATATGCCAGAGTCAG AAGTGACACTCGCCCGCTGAAGCACAAGTGGAAGCCGAGTCCCTTCACTGTTATACAGCGAAATGCTTCAGTCCCCAACCTGAGGaagcaggaggagaagctgcTCGCCTTGAAGAAACCTGGTTTACCAGCGCTGAGCCGAACAACAGAGCTCCAGGATGAGCTGAGTCACCTTCGGAGTCAGATAGCTAAAATAGTTGCTGCAGAGTCAG cttccgCTTCATTAACACCAGACTTCTTATCTCCAGGAAGTTCAAATGCATCTTCTCCTTTACCTTGTTTTGGACCCTCTTTCCAATCTACAACTTCCTTTGTCATTAGCGATATCACAGAGGAGGAGGCAGAACTCGAAAGCCCTGAGCTCCCGTCAGTCTCCATGCTTTGTTCTACAACCTCCGAGTGTTGTAAACCAGAACCAAAGGATCCTGACGATGAAGATTCTATGTCTCTTTCGAAGGCCAGCAGTTTTGCAGACATGATGGGCATTCTTAAAGACATTCATAGGATGAAGCAGAGCAAAGACTT GACTTGGTGCTTAAACACAACCTTGGAAGCTTCAGGAATGAGTGAGAAGCGCTTGCAGAAATGTGCATGTTTCAACAAATGTGAAATAGAGCCTGTTAAAGTGTCTGTGATGCCCTCTGCGAGGGGAGTGGCTGAGTGGTGTGCCTGCTGGGCCGTGCACTCAGTGTGGGGTTAA
- the MTFR1L gene encoding mitochondrial fission regulator 1-like isoform X3, translated as MAADSTIPIWQNKPHGSARSVVRRIGSNLPLKPCPRATFEVLPDVSELYLNDVPPVPTLADIVWIAADDEETYARVRSDTRPLKHKWKPSPFTVIQRNASVPNLRKQEEKLLALKKPGLPALSRTTELQDELSHLRSQIAKIVAAESAISQRRRQNSKALSSRQSPCFVLQPPSVVNQNQRILTMKILCLFRRPAVLQT; from the exons ATGGCAGCGGACTCC ACGATCCCCATCTGGCAGAACAAACCCCATGGCTCAGCACGCAGCGTTGTCAGGAGGATCGGGTCAAACCTCCCTTTAAAACCCTGTCCCAGAGCAACCTTTGAG GTTCTACCAGATGTTTCGGAGCTCTATTTAAATGATGTCCCTCCAGTCCCCACCTTGGCAGACATTGTGTGGATAGCAGCAGATGATGAAGAAACATATGCCAGAGTCAG AAGTGACACTCGCCCGCTGAAGCACAAGTGGAAGCCGAGTCCCTTCACTGTTATACAGCGAAATGCTTCAGTCCCCAACCTGAGGaagcaggaggagaagctgcTCGCCTTGAAGAAACCTGGTTTACCAGCGCTGAGCCGAACAACAGAGCTCCAGGATGAGCTGAGTCACCTTCGGAGTCAGATAGCTAAAATAGTTGCTGCAGAGTCAG CGATATCACAGAGGAGGAGGCAGAACTCGAAAGCCCTGAGCTCCCGTCAGTCTCCATGCTTTGTTCTACAACCTCCGAGTGTTGTAAACCAGAACCAAAGGATCCTGACGATGAAGATTCTATGTCTCTTTCGAAGGCCAGCAGTTTTGCAGACATGA